One Ahaetulla prasina isolate Xishuangbanna chromosome 1, ASM2864084v1, whole genome shotgun sequence DNA window includes the following coding sequences:
- the HNRNPLL gene encoding heterogeneous nuclear ribonucleoprotein L-like isoform X1 → MSSPSSGEQYEEEEDGAYESQAKRLKPSAAAEEGEIEYGAEEGESRREKAAPRAGGFSGGDAGGSHHKVSVSPVVHVRGLCESVVEADLVEALEKFGTICYVMMMPFKRQALVEFEDIESAKKCVTFAADEPVYIAGQQAFFNYSTSKRITRPGNTDDPSGGNKVLLLSIQNPLYPITVDVLYTVCNPVGKVQRIVIFKRNGIQAMVEFESVLCAQKAKAALNGADIYAGCCTLKIEYARPTRLNVIRNDNDSWDYTKPYLGRRDRGKGRQRQAILGEHPSSFRHDGYGSHGPLLPLPSRYRMASRDTPELVAYPLPQASSSYMHGGNPSGSVVMVSGLHQQKMNCSRVFNLFCLYGNIEKVKFMKTIPGTALVEMGDEYAVERAVTHLNNVKLFGKRLNVCVSKQHSVVPSQIFELEDGTSSYKDFAMSKNNRFTSAGQASKNIIQPPSCVLHYYNVPLCVTEETFVKLCDDHEVLSFIKYKVFDPKPSAKTLSGLLEWECKTDAVEALTVLNHYQIRVPNGSNPYTLKLCFSTSSHL, encoded by the exons atgtCTTCCCCGTCCTCTGGGGAACagtacgaggaggaggaggacggcgcATACGAGAGCCAGGCCAAGCGGCTGAAACCCAGCGCCGCTGCCGAAGAGGGGGAGATCGAGTATGGGGCAGAGGAGGGCGAGAGCCGCCGGGAAAAGGCCGCCCCTCGCGCAGGGGGCTTCTCCGGAGGG GATGCAGGAGGCAGTCATCACAAAGTTTCCGTTTCTCCTGTGGTCCATGTCCGTGGTCTTTGTGAATCAGTTGTGGAGGCAGACCTTGTGGAAGCTCTTGAAAAATTTGGGACCATATG TTATGTGATGATGATGCCATTTAAACGCCAAGCTTTGGTAGAATTTGAGGATATTGAAAGTGCCAAAAAGTGTGTTACTTTTGCAGCAGATGAGCCAGTATACATAGCAGgacagcaagcatttttcaattaCTCTACAAGCAAAAGAATAACTCGTCCAGGAAACACTGATGACCCATCTGGTGGGAACAAAGTTCTGCTGTTATCTATTCAGAATCCTTTATATCCAATTACTGTG GATGTCTTATATACAGTATGTAATCCTGTTGGGAAAGTACAACGTATTGTCATATTCAAGAGAAATGGAATACAAGCCATGGTTGA GTTTGAATCAGTTCTTTGTGCTCAGAAAGCAAAAGCTGCACTCAATGGAGCGGATATATATGCAGGATGCTGTACATTAAAAATTGAATATGCAAGG CCAACTCGACTTAATGTAATTCGAAATGACAATGATAGTTGGGATTATACTAAGCCATATCTGGGCAGACGAG ATAGAGGGAAAGGCCGACAGAGGCAAGCTATTTTGGGAGAACATCCTTCATCATTTAGACATGATGGCTATG gatCACATGGTCCTCTGTTACCTTTACCAAGTCGGTATAGAATGGCATCTCGGGATACTCCAGAGCTTGTTGCTTATCCACTTCCCCAAGCCTCCTCATCTTACATGCATGGAGGAAACCCCTCGGGATCTGTTGTCATGGTCAGTGGTTTGCACCAGCAAAAGATGAATTGCTCAAGAGTCTTCAACTTGTTCTGTTTGTATGGAAATATTGAAAAG gtGAAATTTATGAAGACTATTCCAGGCACTGCATTAGTGGAAATGGGTGATGAATATGCTGTTGAAAGAGCGGTCACACATCTCAATAATGTCAAATTATTTGGGAAGAGACTAAACGTTTG tGTATCCAAGCAGCATTCAGTTGTTCCTAGTCAAATATTTGAGCTGGAAGATGGGACGAGCAGTTATAAAGACTTTGCAATGAGCAAGAACAATCGTTTTACAAGTGCTGGCCAAGCATCCAAGAACATCATCCAGCCACCTTCCTGTGTATTGCATTACTATAATGTACCCCTATGTGTGACTGAAGAGACCTTTGTAAAA TTGTGTGATGATCATGAAGTCCTATCTTTTATCAAATATAAAGTATTTGATCCAAAAC CATCAGCTAAAACACTTTCTGGTCTCTTGGAATGGGAATGCAAGACAGATGCAGTGGAAGCTCTTACAGTACTCAATCACTACCAGATAAGAGTGCCTA
- the HNRNPLL gene encoding heterogeneous nuclear ribonucleoprotein L-like isoform X2, translating into MSSPSSGEQYEEEEDGAYESQAKRLKPSAAAEEGEIEYGAEEGESRREKAAPRAGGFSGGDAGGSHHKVSVSPVVHVRGLCESVVEADLVEALEKFGTICYVMMMPFKRQALVEFEDIESAKKCVTFAADEPVYIAGQQAFFNYSTSKRITRPGNTDDPSGGNKVLLLSIQNPLYPITVPTRLNVIRNDNDSWDYTKPYLGRRDRGKGRQRQAILGEHPSSFRHDGYGSHGPLLPLPSRYRMASRDTPELVAYPLPQASSSYMHGGNPSGSVVMVSGLHQQKMNCSRVFNLFCLYGNIEKVKFMKTIPGTALVEMGDEYAVERAVTHLNNVKLFGKRLNVCVSKQHSVVPSQIFELEDGTSSYKDFAMSKNNRFTSAGQASKNIIQPPSCVLHYYNVPLCVTEETFVKLCDDHEVLSFIKYKVFDPKPSAKTLSGLLEWECKTDAVEALTVLNHYQIRVPNGSNPYTLKLCFSTSSHL; encoded by the exons atgtCTTCCCCGTCCTCTGGGGAACagtacgaggaggaggaggacggcgcATACGAGAGCCAGGCCAAGCGGCTGAAACCCAGCGCCGCTGCCGAAGAGGGGGAGATCGAGTATGGGGCAGAGGAGGGCGAGAGCCGCCGGGAAAAGGCCGCCCCTCGCGCAGGGGGCTTCTCCGGAGGG GATGCAGGAGGCAGTCATCACAAAGTTTCCGTTTCTCCTGTGGTCCATGTCCGTGGTCTTTGTGAATCAGTTGTGGAGGCAGACCTTGTGGAAGCTCTTGAAAAATTTGGGACCATATG TTATGTGATGATGATGCCATTTAAACGCCAAGCTTTGGTAGAATTTGAGGATATTGAAAGTGCCAAAAAGTGTGTTACTTTTGCAGCAGATGAGCCAGTATACATAGCAGgacagcaagcatttttcaattaCTCTACAAGCAAAAGAATAACTCGTCCAGGAAACACTGATGACCCATCTGGTGGGAACAAAGTTCTGCTGTTATCTATTCAGAATCCTTTATATCCAATTACTGTG CCAACTCGACTTAATGTAATTCGAAATGACAATGATAGTTGGGATTATACTAAGCCATATCTGGGCAGACGAG ATAGAGGGAAAGGCCGACAGAGGCAAGCTATTTTGGGAGAACATCCTTCATCATTTAGACATGATGGCTATG gatCACATGGTCCTCTGTTACCTTTACCAAGTCGGTATAGAATGGCATCTCGGGATACTCCAGAGCTTGTTGCTTATCCACTTCCCCAAGCCTCCTCATCTTACATGCATGGAGGAAACCCCTCGGGATCTGTTGTCATGGTCAGTGGTTTGCACCAGCAAAAGATGAATTGCTCAAGAGTCTTCAACTTGTTCTGTTTGTATGGAAATATTGAAAAG gtGAAATTTATGAAGACTATTCCAGGCACTGCATTAGTGGAAATGGGTGATGAATATGCTGTTGAAAGAGCGGTCACACATCTCAATAATGTCAAATTATTTGGGAAGAGACTAAACGTTTG tGTATCCAAGCAGCATTCAGTTGTTCCTAGTCAAATATTTGAGCTGGAAGATGGGACGAGCAGTTATAAAGACTTTGCAATGAGCAAGAACAATCGTTTTACAAGTGCTGGCCAAGCATCCAAGAACATCATCCAGCCACCTTCCTGTGTATTGCATTACTATAATGTACCCCTATGTGTGACTGAAGAGACCTTTGTAAAA TTGTGTGATGATCATGAAGTCCTATCTTTTATCAAATATAAAGTATTTGATCCAAAAC CATCAGCTAAAACACTTTCTGGTCTCTTGGAATGGGAATGCAAGACAGATGCAGTGGAAGCTCTTACAGTACTCAATCACTACCAGATAAGAGTGCCTA